From a region of the Mercurialis annua linkage group LG1-X, ddMerAnnu1.2, whole genome shotgun sequence genome:
- the LOC126664265 gene encoding dnaJ homolog subfamily C GRV2 isoform X2 produces the protein MRCLQAVSVRPLSAVSALVRFAEEPQMFAIEFNDGCPIHVYASTSRDSVLAAVRDVLQTEGQCPVPILPRLTMPGHRIDPPCGRVLLLPDPQRFKVDMESVSMHLKHLAAAAKDAVAEGGSLPGSRAKLWRRIREFNAFFPYSGVPPNIEVPEVTLMALITMLPATPNLPPESPPLPPPSPKAAATVMGFIACLRRLLASRTAASHVMSFPAAVGRIMGLLRNGSEGVAAEAAGLVATLIGGGPVDPSLLTDSKVDRHATIMHTKSVLFAHNNNVIILTNRLKPMSVSPLLSMAVVEVLEAMICEPHGETTQYTVFVELLRQVAGLRRRLFALFAHPAESVRETVAVIMRTIAEEDAIAAESMRDAALRDGALLRHLLHAFYLPAGERREVSRQLVALWADSYQPALDLLSRVLPPGLVAYLHTRSDSVQPDDADQESSTISRRQRRLLQQRRGRTARGVTSQDQTLPSGNNNEVGDPARQANDGGFKGSENYHKSAVDLHSGHPSSGYTGENISSDVHAARLSQNDHSLPFANTLSTSIHEAAEPSASNSADLDAHVAGPQSTGLPAPAQVVVENTPVGSGRLLCNWHEFWRAFGLDHNRADLIWNERTRQELREALQAEVHKLDVEKERTEDIVPRGATVEMTTGQDSVPQISWNYSEFSVSYPSLSKEVCVGQYYLRLLLDSGSSGRAQDFPLRDPVAFFRALYHRFLCDADTGLTVDGAVPDELGASDDWCDMGRLDGFGGGGGFSVRELCARAMAIVYEQHHNTIGPFEGTAHITVLLDRTDDRALRHRLLLLLKVLMKVLSNVEACVLVGGCVLAVDLLTMVHEASERTAIPLQSNLLAATAFMEPLKEWMFIDKDGAQVGPVEKDAIRRFWSKKAIDWTAKCWASGMVEWKRLRDIREIRWALAVRVPVLTPAQVGDAALSILHSMVSAHSDLDDAGEIVTPTPRVKHILSSPRCLPHISQAMLSGEPNIVEAAAALLKAVVTRNPKAMIRLYSTGAFYFALAYPGSNLHSIAQLFAVTHVHQAFHGGEEAAVSSSLPLAKRSVLGGLLPESLLYVLERSGPAAFAAAMVSDSDTPEIIWTHKMRAENLIRQVLQHLGDFPQKLSQHCHFLYEYAPMPPVTYPELRDEMWCHRYYLRNLCDEIRFPNWLIVEHVEFLQSLLVMWREELTRRPMDLSEEDACKILEISPEDVSSDDAKKKHSFETSEEITSISKQIENIDEEKLKRQYRKLAMKYHPDKNPEGREKFLAVQKAYERLQATMQGLQGPQPWRLLLLLKGQCILYRRYGDVLEPFKYAGYPMLLNAITVDKADNNFLSSDRAPLLVAASELTWKTCASSSLNGEELVRDGGIQLLANLLSRCMCVVQPTTSASEPSAIIVTNVMRTFSVLSQFESARAEMLELTGLVNDIVHCTELELVPDTVDAALQTIAHISVSSELQDALLRAGVLWYLLPLLLQYDSTAEESDKTESHGVGSSVQIAKNMHAAQASQALSKLSGLCIDGSSTPYHAAAANALRALLTPKLASMLKDQLPKDLLTKLNTNLESPEIIWNSSTRAELLKFVDQQRASQGPDGSYDLKDSQMFFYDALSKELFVGNVYLRVYNDQPEFEISEPEAFCVALIDFVSFLVRNQFAVGSDAQNKLDSRSPSVDSSEILNSTVDESFNGDMSDNSSGGSDEKSTDKEELELVKNLKLGLTSLKNLLTSNPSLASIFSSKEKLLPLFECFSVPVASESNIPQLCLNVLSLLTTYAPCLEAMVADGSSLLLLLQMLHCSPSCREGALHVLYALASTPELAWAAAKHGGVVYILQLLLPLQKDVPLQQRAAAASLLGKLIGQPMHGPRVAITLARFLPDGLVSVIRDGPGEAVVSALEQTTETPELVWTPAMAASLSAQIATMASELYREQMKGRVVDWDVPEQTSGQQEMRDEPQVGGIYVRLFLKDPKFPLRNPKRFLEGLLDQYLSSIAATHYDAQAVDPELPLLLSAALVSLLRVHPALADHVGYLGYVPKLVAAVAYEGRRETMSSEEVQNGNSTDKTQESDDGTAPPPQTPQERVRLSCLRVLHQLAASTICAEAMAATSVGTPQVVPLLMKAIGWQGGSILALETLKRVVVAGNRARDALVAQGLKVGLVEILLGLLDWRAGGRNGLCSQMKWNESEASIGRVLAVEVLHAFATEGAHCSKVRDILNASDVWSAYKDQRHDLFLPSSAQSAAAGVAGLIENSSSRLTYALTAPPTHPAPSKSPAPSSMDSNGNREPVS, from the exons ATGAG ATGTCTGCAGGCTGTTAGCGTTCGTCCTTTATCTGCAGTAAGCGCGCTTGTCCGATTTGCTGAGGAACCTCAAATGTTCGCTATTGAATTCAATGATGGATGCCCTATCCAT GTTTATGCAAGCACATCTCGGGACAGCGTACTAGCAGCAGTGCGGGATGTTTTACAAACAGAA GGTCAGTGCCCAGTACCTATATTACCAAGGTTGACAATGCCTGGTCATCGTATAGATCCACCTTGTGGGAGAGTTCTTCTACTACCAGATCCACAACGTTTTAAGGTTGACATGGAGAGCGTATCCATGCATTTGAAGCACTTAGCTGCAGCTGCTAAGGATGCTGTTGCAGAAGGTGGTTCCCTTCCTGGTTCAAGAGCTAAATTATGGCGTAGAATTAGGGAGTTCAATGCTTTTTTTCCATATAGTGGAGTTCCTCCGAACATTGAAGTGCCTGAGGTAACTTTGATGGCTTTGATAACAATGCTTCCGGCCACACCTAATCTCCCTCCAGAATCACCTCCCTTGCCACCCCCTTCTCCTAAAGCAGCTGCAACAGTGATGGGTTTCATTGCATGTTTGCGGAGATTATTAGCTTCACGAACCGCAGCTTCACATGTGATGTCTTTCCCTGCTGCTGTTGGAAGAATAATGGGTTTACTTAGAAATGGTTCAGAGGGTGTAGCAGCTGAAGCTGCAGGGCTAGTTGCCACTCTGATTGGTGGTGGTCCTGTGGATCCAAGTTTGTTGACTGATTCTAAAGTAGATAGGCATGCTACAATAATGCACACCAAGTCTGTCTTGTTTGCTCATAATAATAATGTCATTATTCTTACCAACAGATTGAAACCTATGTCTGTATCACCTTTGTTATCAATGGCTGTTGTTGAAGTTCTTGAGGCTATGATATGTGAACCACATGGTGAGACTACCCAGTACACAGTGTTTGTTGAATTGTTACGACAAGTAGCTGGTTTACGGCGTCGCTTATTTGCTTTGTTTGCTCATCCTGCTGAAAGTGTTAGGGAAACAGTTGCTGTCATCATGCGCACTATAGCAGAAGAAGATGCAATTGCAGCAGAGTCCATGCGTGATGCTGCTTTACGTGACGGGGCCTTGCTGAGGCATTTATTGCACGCCTTTTACCTTCCTGCAGGTGAGCGACGTGAGGTCAGTCGGCAACTTGTTGCTCTTTGGGCCGATTCCTACCAACCAGCTCTAGATCTATTGTCGAGGGTTCTGCCTCCTGGGCTTGTTGCTTATTTGCACACACGTTCTGATAGTGTTCAACCTGATGATGCTGATCAAGAAAGTTCAACGATTAGCAGGAGACAAAGGCGCTTACTTCAGCAACGGAGAGGTCGTACAGCGAGAGGAGTTACATCTCAAGATCAAACCTTGCCTTCTGGTAATAATAATGAAGTTGGCGATCCAGCGAGGCAGGCAAATGATGGTGGTTTTAAAGGATCAGAAAACTACCACAAATCTGCTGTGGATCTGCATTCTGGACATCCATCTAGTGGCTACACTGGTGAAAATATTTCTAGTGATGTTCATGCTGCAAGGTTGTCACAAAATGACCATTCACTTCCTTTTGCCAATACTCTTTCAACAAGTATCCATGAGGCTGCAGAACCAAGTGCTTCGAATTCAGCTGATTTAGATGCTCATGTGGCTGGTCCACAAAGCACAGGCCTTCCAGCTCCTGCACAGGTAGTTGTGGAGAACACTCCTGTTGGTTCTGGTCGTCTACTCTGTAACTGGCATGAATTTTGGCGAGCTTTCGGTCTTGATCACAATCGTGCAGATCTTATTTGGAATGAGCGCACAAGGCAAGAACTTAGAGAGGCTTTGCAGGCTGAGGTTCATAAACTAGATGTTGAGAAGGAACGCACTGAAGACATTGTTCCTAGAGGGGCTACTGTAGAGATGACAACTGGGCAAGATAGTGTGCCACAGATATCTTGGAACTATTCTGAGTTCTCTGTGAGCTATCCCAGCTTGTCCAAAGAAGTGTGTGTAGGTCAATATTATCTGCGTTTGCTGCTGGACAGCGGCAGCAGTGGCAGGGCACAAGATTTTCCACTGCGTGATCCTGTAGCTTTTTTCAGGGCACTCTATCATCGGTTTTTATGTGATGCAGACACAGGACTTACTGTAGATGGTGCTGTTCCTGATGAATTGGGTGCATCTGACGATTGGTGTGATATGGGAAGGCTAGACGGTTTTGGGGGAGGGGGAGGCTTTTCTGTTAGGGAGCTTTGTGCAAGAGCCATGGCCATTGTCTATGAACAACATCACAATACAATAGGTCCTTTTGAGGGTACTGCACATATTACAGTTCTTTTAGATAGGACAGACGATAGAGCTTTGAGGCATCGCCTCCTCCTCCTCTTGAAG GTTTTGATGAAGGTTCTGTCCAATGTGGAGGCTTGCGTTTTGGTTGGAGGGTGTGTGTTGGCTGTTGATTTGCTGACAATGGTTCATGAAGCTTCAGAAAGAACCGCCATTCCTTTACAATCTAATTTATTGGCTGCTACTGCCTTTATGGAACCACTTAAAGAATGGATGTTCATTGACAAGGATGGTGCACAAGTTGGGCCTGTTGAGAAGGATGCCATCAGAAGGTTTTGGTCAAAGAAAGCAATTGACTGGACAGCCAAATGTTGGGCTTCTGGGATGGTGGAATGGAAGAGACTGCGTGACATTCGTGAAATTCGCTGGGCGTTAGCTGTTCGTGTTCCTGTCCTCACACCAGCTCAG GTAGGTGATGCTGCATTGTCCATATTACATAGCATGGTGTCTGCGCATTCAGACTTAGATGATGCTGGAGAGATAGTTACCCCAACACCAAGGGTCAAGCATATCTTGTCAAGTCCTCGTTGCCTTCCACATATTTCTCAG GCTATGCTTTCTGGGGAACCAAATATTGTGGAGGCTGCTGCAGCATTGCTGAAAGCTGTTGTAACAAGAAATCCCAAGGCCATGATACGTCTTTACAGCACAGGTGCATTCTACTTTGCACTGGCATACCCTGGTTCCAATCTCCATTCGATTGCACAATTGTTTGCTGTGACTCATGTCCATCAAGCATTCCATGGTGGTGAAGAAGCTGCTGTTTCGTCTTCACTACCGCTTGCAAAACGCAGTGTGTTGGGTGGGCTTCTCCCTGAATCCTTGCTCTATGTACTGGAGCGTAGTGGTCCAGCTGCATTTGCAGCTGCAATGGTTTCAGATTCTGATACTCCAGAGATTATTTGGACACACAAAATGCGGGCAGAAAATCTGATTCGTCAG GTTTTGCAGCATCTGGGTGATTTTCCCCAGAAACTGTCACAGCACTGCCATTTTCTATACGAGTATGCTCCCATGCCACCAGTGACATATCCAGAACTAAGAGATGAAATGTGGTGTCACCGATATTATCTTCGAAACTTATGCGATGAAATTCGCTTTCCTAATTGGTTAATTGTTGAACATGTTGAGTTTCTGCAGTCATTATTGGTAATGTGGCGTGAAGAGTTAACACGGAGACCTATGGATCTTTCTGAAGAAGACGCTTGCAAAATATTAGAGATATCACCAGAAGATGTCTCAAGTGATGATGCCAAAAAGAAACATTCTTTTGAGACTTCTGAGGAGATAACTAGCATATCGAAGCAGATTGAGAATATTGATGAAGAAAAGCTCAAGCGACAATATAGGAAACTAGCAATGAAATACCATCCTGACAAAAACCCTGAGGGAAGGGAGAAGTTTCTTGCTGTGCAAAAAGCTTATGAGCGCCTTCAG GCCACCATGCAAGGCTTGCAAGGTCCTCAGCCTTGGAGGTTACTGCTGTTGTTGAAAGGACAGTGCATATTGTACAGACGATATGGAGATGTATTGGAACCTTTCAAATATGCTGGCTATCCCATGTTGCTTAATGCAATTACTGTGGACAAAGCTGATAACAATTTTCTTTCTTCTGATAGAGCACCTTTGCTTGTCGCAGCATCAGAGCTTACGTGGAAGAC GTGCGCCTCGTCTTCATTAAATGGTGAGGAGCTTGTTAGGGATGGGGGGATACAACTACTTGCGAACCTTCTTTCTCGTTGCATGTGTGTAGTTCAACCAACTACTTCTGCAAGTGAACCATCTGCTATTATTGTCACAAATGTGATGCGAACCTTTTCTGTTTTGAGTCAATTTGAGAGTGCCAGAGCCGAGATGCTTGAGTTAACTGGACTTGTTAACGACATTGTGCATTGCACAGAACTTGAGCTTGTACCTGATACTGTTGATGCTGCGCTCCAAACTATTGCTCATATTTCTGTGTCCTCTGAATTGCAGGATGCCTTATTGAGGGCAGGTGTCCTGTG GTACCTTTTACCCTTGTTGCTTCAGTATGACTCAACTGCTGAGGAATCTGATAAGACAGAGTCACATGGTGTTGGTTCTAGtgttcaaattgcaaaaaatatgcATGCTGCTCAAGCTTCTCAGGCTTTGTCAAAACTCAGTGGTTTATGCATTGATGGGAGTTCAACGCCTTATCATGCAGCAGCTGCTAATGCGCTTAGAGCTTTACTAACTCCTAAACTTGCAAGTATGTTGAAAGATCAGCTACCAAAAGACTTGCTCACAAAATTAAACACAAACTTGGAGTCTCCAGAG ATTATCTGGAACTCTTCAACTCGAGCAGAACTACTGAAATTTGTTGACCAGCAACGTGCTAGCCAGGGGCCTGATGGTTCATATGACTTGAAAGATTCACAAATGTTTTTCTACGATGCACTGTCCAAAGAACTTTTCGTCGGCAATGTTTACTTGAGGGTCTACAATGATCAGCCAGAGTTTGAGATTAGCGAACCTGAAGCATTTTGTGTTGCTctaattgattttgtttcatttcTAGTGCGGAACCAATTTGCTGTTGGTTCTGATGCTCAGAATAAGCTTGATTCCAGAAGTCCATCTGTTGACTCATCAGAGATTTTAAATAGTACTGTGGATGAATCTTTTAATGGAGACATGTCTGATAATTCATCAGGGGGCTCAGATGAAAAATCAACAGATAAAGAGGAGTTGGAACTAGTCAAAAACCTCAAACTAGGATTGACATCACTTAAG AACTTATTGACAAGTAATCCAAGTTTGGCATCTATATTTTCTTCTAAAGAGAAGCTACTGCCTCTTTTTGAATGTTTCTCTGTTCCTGTTGCATCGGAAAGCAACATTCCTCAACTTTGCCTTAATGTCCTGTCTCTCCTGACTACATATGCCCCTTGCTTAGAGGCTATGGTTGCTGATGGATCCAGTCTTCTCCTTTTGCTACAAATGCTTCATTGTTCTCCAAGCTGTCGTGAAGGGGCTCTCCATGTTCTTTATGCTTTGGCTAGCACTCCAGAACTTGCTTGGGCTGCTGCCAAGCATGGGGGAGTTGTTTACATTCTGCAACTTCTCTTGCCTTTACAAA AAGATGTTCCCTTACAGCAGAGAGCAGCAGCTGCCTCTTTATTAGGTAAGCTAATTGGGCAGCCAATGCATGGACCAAGAGTTGCCATAACCTTGGCAAGGTTTCTTCCTGATGGCTTGGTATCAGTTATCAGGGATGGCCCTGGTGAGGCTGTCGTATCTGCACTTGAACAGACAACAGAAACACCAGAGCTTGTGTGGACCCCAGCAATGGCAGCATCTTTGTCCGCACAGATTGCTACCATGGCGTCTGAATTGTATCGTGAACAGATGAAAGGTCGTGTTGTTGATTGGGATGTTCCTGAGCAGACTTCTGGACAACAGGAAATGAGAGACGAACCACAG GTTGGTGGAATTTATGTCAGACTTTTCCTCAAGGACCCTAAATTTCCTCTTAGAAATCCAAAAAGATTCTTAGAAGGGCTATTGGATCAATATTTGTCATCCATTGCTGCCACCCATTATGATGCACAAGCTGTTGATCCGGAGCTTCCTTTACTTCTTTCTGCTGCTTTGGTTTCTTTACTGCGAGTGCATCCTGCACTTGCAGATCACGTTGGGTATCTTGGATATGTACCCAAACTTGTGGCAGCTGTGGCATACGAGGGAAGACGAGAAACAATGTCATCTGAGGAGGTGCAAAATGGAAACTCCACAGATAAAACACAAGAATCTGATGATGGAACTGCGCCACCTCCACAAACTCCACAGGAACGTGTGCGCCTTAGTTGTTTGCGTGTCCTACATCAACTTGCAGCAAGTACTATATGTGCTGAGGCTATGGCAGCAACTAGTGTAGGAACACCACAG GTTGTTCCACTTCTAATGAAAGCCATAGGATGGCAAGGTGGAAGCATACTAGCCCTTGAGACACTAAAACGAGTTGTAGTTGCTGGAAATCGCGCACGAGATGCACTAGTTGCACAAGGACTTAA GGTGGGACTTGTTGAAATACTTCTTGGCCTTCTTGACTGGAGGGCTGGGGGAAGGAATGGACTTTGCTCTCAAATGAAGTGGAATGAATCAGAAGCATCTATTGGCAGGGTGCTCGCTGTTGAG GTTTTGCATGCATTTGCAACAGAAGGAGCTCACTGTAGTAAAGTGCGTGACATTCTAAATGCCTCTGAT GTTTGGAGTGCTTATAAAGACCAGAGACACGATCTATTCCTTCCGTCTAGTGCCCAATCTGCTGCGGCAGGTGTTGCCGGTCTCATTGAGAATTCTTCATCTAGACTAACTTATGCTCTCACTGCTCCTCCAACGCACCCTGCTCCATCGAAATCACCGGCACCCTCCTCGATGGACTCGAACGGGAATCGAGAACCTGTTTCATAA